atttaaatatttataaattatatttgattttgaatgattataagTGTTTGTTAGACTTTAAAAGTTAGATGAACTCGTCGTCATGCCATTCTAACTGCTGATATTTTAGTTAGAGAATTTATTAAGTATGATCGTCTCTGTTTAGAATAATAtttacttataaaatttttttaatataattaataatctagctttaaaaaaaatatttttatattataaatttaaagtatttttctattataaatttatatgatcGTCAAAAAAGACTATCGATTGAGacgtaattaatatttattatattaattattattttctcaaaACAAAACTAAGACGAATGGAACGGGTGGAAGAGACAGCCCAACGACTGAACCTCCTCCGATAAAAGGAAATCGAGAACTGTCACCCATGGCTTCTAGAGAGAAACATGAGAAAATTTCTAGACATTTTTAATTTAGATTTTGTTTAGATGAGCTATTTTATGATATTGGAccgttttctttttcctttttaagaaAATCTTGTTATTGCATATAAATAACTTACCTCTCATAGCTCAAAGTTTGTTCATTTCCTGTTATATGCGATGCCTAAAAATAAACCATTATCCCTACATGTTCATCTCAGCCGCCAATGCACAACGGAAAAAACTGCTGAGACATCAAATTCCACCTCATGCAGGGCGCCTTCGCCTTCCTTTTTCCAAACAGAATTAACGAAAGACACACAGGCAAGAATCTGTCTTCCCTTGATAAGAAAGCAAGTGAATTCTCTGCATTGTCCATGCaatctttttccttttcaagtTTTGCAGAAATGGGTTGTCGAGAATCTAAACATGCTGTTGCCACAGGAAACACCGTAACTCTCAAGAAATCTGACGCCGGAAGCAGCAGGAAAATCAAAGACATAAAAACTGTCAACGAAACTACCCAGAAAGAAGAAAGCCAAAATGTGAACAAATGCTCAGGAGATGTCGCTGAAGTGAAGGACATAACTGATGAAGATAAAGAGTTGAAGGAAGAAGATGGTTTTGGTTTTGAAGGCCAAGAACCAGGGAGATTGATTTCAAAGGAGTCGCCAAATCGATTCTTTTCATCAAGGAAACATTTCTCTCCAAGCCTTGTCCCCGAAAAGGAGAGCTTGTTCAGTGATATTATTGAATCTAATAACGAGGAAACACAAAATGGTTTGTAAACTTACTTACCCTCAAGAATTTCTTTCACCCTCCTATGCATTTCTAAGGAGATagcttttcttcttcctcttttcttgtATTCTGAACTTGATAAGTTTATGTACACAGGAGAGAATGCAATtgcaaaagaagagaagaaacagAACACAGACGAGGTATTCGAGTACTTAATCAACTTAAACATAAGATATCGCATGCTCTTATTGTGAGAATTTTGAGTAAAAGTAATTCAAAGAGCTAAACCTAGCATTATTTATGCAGGAGAAGTTGGCAGTTTTATCAAACAAGGATCTGAAGAAAACCTGAAGGAAATGTTAGAATGATAAGCTTGTCATGCATGTCCTTGTACATCGTTCGTATGGGCTCAGAAATAAAGaaacaatatttattttagctttTTCTTGTCTTTTCATTATATGATTTACAGCGTAATCACGTTTACTCCAAAGGTCTATATATTTCATGTAAATTTCCAATTCCAGCTACAGTCCATACCTTTACCTTCTACAGTTTCCGGTCGATCTCTGCCACTTCCATCAGTTCTTGAaatttcctccaaggttatttgaAATCTGAAAATGGGGATTATAGTGTGAGCGATACAAAAATGAAATCTACAACTCGGTTCGACTGAAAAGTGTTATGGGATTATTTAAAAGCAGTAATAGACCTAACAGATTAAAAAGAACACACTATGCttattgaattttgaattcatagattttgatttaaaatttagatttcaaatatggaagttaaaaattagaatttgaAAGCAAAATATTTTGTttgactaataaaaaaatttaaaatttaaacttacaGCAGAGGTTAatgtttcataaaaaatttttgttaaattaaatatgaatttcaAATAACAATCACCATTATCATTTGTAGGGAGGGATATATTTTGGGATATAAGGATTCAAACTTTAGAGACCAAATGACTATCTTTTAACCATTAGACCAAACCAAACTAAAACTAGCTCACCATTATCATTTCAAATCTTTACctcttttaagtatttaaatctatcttaaatttacattttttcaaCTCCCCAGACAAAATGCTATATCAATGTATTTAAATCCATAATCCAAatacaaatatattaaaattggtGGGAGAAAACTTCGAAATAGATAAACGATGAGGCATAGGATAGTCCAGGAGAAGTGGAGAACGCTTAAATGGCTTACATCAACGAGTAATATCCAACATCATCTGCAAGTCCGGAAGGGAATTCGAAATAAAATGATCACTTCAACAATGCACAGATTACAGAATTTACAACAGCGTATGTGGAAATACCTCCTTAAAGATGGTTAAAACAATAGGTATTTGTATTAATATTACAAGGCTGAACATGTACGAGAGTCAGTTTGTTTCTATATACACATTTCCTCCCTATACAGAACAGCATTCTCCATCCAAACCTCCAAGCAAAGGTACCAAACAGAGAATGAATATTTGAGCGGTTGTGAGAAAATCAACATGAGAAATCTTGCCCTCACCCAAATAATATTCTATACACGGCTGCCTCCATCATTCGCCTCTGTTTTTAGTTTAAGAATAGGCATAGCAGGTTCTTTGGACAATGCAAAATTTCCTTTAAGATCTGTTTTGCCATATTCCTTTACAAGTGGATCCATCACAATTCCGCAAGATCGCCATGTCTCTCCCATTAACTCGACACCGTAATAATTTAAATGATCTGATATACTGGTCCCACTTACTGACCTGCAAAAATAACACAAGGTAATATATTAATCTTGAGAATCGTCACATTTTTTATGCAATCAGGTGCTTTCAAATGTACATTTCCAAGAATTTCTTAATATCTTACTTGAATGAATTTAAACCTAGTTCAATGTTTTATGTTATCACAGTAACACAAAGGGAAAGACTCACCTGCTACAGGTAGGGTCTTCACCAGTAACATCACAGACCTTCTCTACTCTGTAGACCAAACTTCCAAGTCCAATATTATACAGCCACACCTGCAAACAAAAGAAAGGATATGGCAATTTTAtaagttcaaaaaaaaaaaaaaggaacacATAAAAAAAAAGACTTCTATGCATGTTGAAGTCTTAGGAAATGATTCCCAAATAAATTCCACATGAGAATGTAACAGTAGGTGTGGCAGGATTAAAGTGGATAAGTATTTCAAATATGCATATCATAATATCTTAATCCAAAATTTCAGGGCATGAAGACATCGCAAGTGATGGTGTACTGCTATGTCTTTGTCATCAATCATTCATCTAAGCCTGAAAAGATTACCTCTCTTGGGAAGTGATGGTATGTCTTCTGGGGGAAGTAGCTGTAGTATGGAGGCAAATGCGGCACCATATCATGGTCATTTGTTACTCTTATTGTATTTGGCACAAGTTGACTATAGTAAGATGCAAAAGCTGCATTGCCAATACGAGGCTGTCCAAATGTCATAACCATCACATTTTTGGCTTTATGGTTGACCTGAGAATAAATCAACATTTATTCAAAATGACTtctatgtataaaaaaaataagcaaGCATGACAAGCTACAATAGTAAGTCATGGAAGAAAGCCATAAACTAGAGAAAGATGTGATTTGAATAGtataaagaaaattatagattttattaCAGTTAGATCAAGTCCACAAAAGGCAGCCATAGCCCCTCCCATTGAATGCCCTGTCACAATGATGTCAAGATCTCCATAATAATCTTGTGCTCTTTTTACAGCATTTAGAATTCCAGGGCGCACTGTTGTGTTATGATAAGCATTATAAAATCCATGATGCACCTGAAACAGTGCAATGGAGTAAAGATTGCAATTATTAACCAAGAAACACAACTTATTGTCAGCAAACAAAAAATTTCCGTAATACACACCATTGCATCAGGCATGCCAGGATAGTTTAGATCAAGCTGTTTCCAGAATAAGTCTTCAACCCAATTCTGTATGCTGAAGAAATGTAATTAATCCATTAGGAAACCATCAACAaggaaattttacaaaataagaTCATCTCTGCATTAAATGATGATGATCGGACAACAAGACTTGCATTTGGTTATCATATACTCTCAGTTTTGAAGGTCAAACGCGTGTAACCCTTACTATTTTGCATAAAATTTTATGCACCATTAACCAATCAAGCAGGAGAATTTTTCTAAAATCTACAAACATGTGCACATGTAAACATATATAGGCGTGTAAAACATGTGAGTGCACAAGTGCAAAAAATATTTTGGATGTTCACTGTGCTTTGACATCTTCTTCTTCCCAACACCATCCCAAGCCGCCCCCGCTGCTGccctccaaaaaaaaaatcccagCCCCAACCAGAAAATTCTCTATTCCTTtccatcttttttttattaaaaaaaaagaagagccaACTTGGAAAGCCATTTGAACTGTGAGTAATCTCCTTTTACAGGTAGCTTAAAAACCTAAGTACTGTAAGCACAATAAAATGAATGCTATTTGCATACCTGTGTTCCTGAGTTCCTCGAAATGCAATAACTACAGCATTAAGATTCTTTGCCACACCAACAAATGCCTATCAGATATAATAGCAATACAGAAGTCAGTCAATGGGAAGGACAAGAAAACTAATAGAAGATCTAAAGAAGTGTGTATACTTTTAACTAACACAAGGAAAAAATGCCAGGAGATATGCACCTGTAGGCAGTGCTGAATGTCCACAATCAGCTCAATAATCTCAAATCCCTGTTCCCATTCAAATGTTTACTATGACCAGTTAATCAGAATGAAAgcctaattgaaagcacaacctattatatcaatCAAATTACCTCAGTTAAATCATCACATCTTGAGCAAGTCCAAGTAAACAGTTCTGACAAATCTGACATATAAACCTGCCAGTTCAAAGCTCATGTCAGCTCTTGAGAAGTCCACGGAAACTTTCCACgacataaaaatttatatcacATTGTGATTAAACAAGAACTTAAGAGGCCATGACAAAAATCATGGTTTTGATTCAGTGCTTAAAGGAACTTACAGCAGAAGCATATTCCACTAATATTGTAGCGAGAGTGTGATTGTAAATGGGGAGATTATTTATGTCCTTGGGCCTGTGCTTCACCTTAAGTTCTGCAACAGAGAACAAAATCTTGTAAGATTTCATTTCAAAATTTCAAACTAGAATTTTAAGAAAGCCATCCACAATCCCATTATGCTTCACAGGGAGTACATGTTATCCTTGCACTCAGGCACATATTATATACAAGCATCCCATATAAGAGAAATTCCGCCCATTATAAAATCTACTAAATCTCTAAAATCACATAACTCTTCATAAACTTTCCCCGGCAGAAAAGATGTTGAATGAACCGCAACCTTTTCCAGCTCTCAAGCTTTCCTGCAAAAAAACACAATCATTCTGATGTCCTAACTACCCACCCATAACATAATCTATGTATTCAAAACCTCATTTATCACGTTCCTTCATAAAAAATCCATCATAACAAAAAGCTATCAATCCTCATATTatgggtaaaaaaaaaaaaaaagaaagtccaTCCGATCAGAAAATGTTATCACCCGCATATATATTCAAAACCTCATTTATCACGTTCC
The genomic region above belongs to Manihot esculenta cultivar AM560-2 chromosome 3, M.esculenta_v8, whole genome shotgun sequence and contains:
- the LOC110610258 gene encoding lipase isoform X2, producing the protein MERRRRLILAIFVAFLFALSSARELKVKHRPKDINNLPIYNHTLATILVEYASAVYMSDLSELFTWTCSRCDDLTEGFEIIELIVDIQHCLQAFVGVAKNLNAVVIAFRGTQEHSIQNWVEDLFWKQLDLNYPGMPDAMVHHGFYNAYHNTTVRPGILNAVKRAQDYYGDLDIIVTGHSMGGAMAAFCGLDLTVNHKAKNVMVMTFGQPRIGNAAFASYYSQLVPNTIRVTNDHDMVPHLPPYYSYFPQKTYHHFPREVWLYNIGLGSLVYRVEKVCDVTGEDPTCSRSVSGTSISDHLNYYGVELMGETWRSCGIVMDPLVKEYGKTDLKGNFALSKEPAMPILKLKTEANDGGSRV
- the LOC110610258 gene encoding lipase isoform X1, whose protein sequence is MERRRRLILAIFVAFLFALSSARGKLESWKRLRFIQHLFCRGKFMKKLKVKHRPKDINNLPIYNHTLATILVEYASAVYMSDLSELFTWTCSRCDDLTEGFEIIELIVDIQHCLQAFVGVAKNLNAVVIAFRGTQEHSIQNWVEDLFWKQLDLNYPGMPDAMVHHGFYNAYHNTTVRPGILNAVKRAQDYYGDLDIIVTGHSMGGAMAAFCGLDLTVNHKAKNVMVMTFGQPRIGNAAFASYYSQLVPNTIRVTNDHDMVPHLPPYYSYFPQKTYHHFPREVWLYNIGLGSLVYRVEKVCDVTGEDPTCSRSVSGTSISDHLNYYGVELMGETWRSCGIVMDPLVKEYGKTDLKGNFALSKEPAMPILKLKTEANDGGSRV
- the LOC110611695 gene encoding uncharacterized protein LOC110611695, which codes for MQGAFAFLFPNRINERHTGKNLSSLDKKASEFSALSMQSFSFSSFAEMGCRESKHAVATGNTVTLKKSDAGSSRKIKDIKTVNETTQKEESQNVNKCSGDVAEVKDITDEDKELKEEDGFGFEGQEPGRLISKESPNRFFSSRKHFSPSLVPEKESLFSDIIESNNEETQNGENAIAKEEKKQNTDEEKLAVLSNKDLKKT